In the Drosophila takahashii strain IR98-3 E-12201 chromosome 3R, DtakHiC1v2, whole genome shotgun sequence genome, one interval contains:
- the LOC108061074 gene encoding synaptotagmin-like protein 4 isoform X7 has protein sequence MKQVTRLIGPRRTAKSAPKEAASYNAFASSSSTNTSSKKSPPASAAPAPLARVHNYGRPAGSSLPSSSAGKIQYAALNRMRKKRSEEGAKKLHRKSKWRRFFGQCWWKRRRRQRSYQDYWSSSGGKPKKTPFFCYCCKRSRSKGYAYDSEEEDDDIDAKVASYIVEMKQREAAANGQKEAKVAAEELTRSPVIGQRQADGTGSPIQSRASSETWPTQSDEDIDRLVAMHQNRSSLSSLGVRSESMASVYSGAGEGRYGTVVVKGQVEFAMQYNYKLSALEVHVVRCKDLAAVDAKRNRSDPYVKVYLLPDKSKAGKRKTKVKKHTLNPIFDETMRFHTPISSLESRTLWLTVWHSDMFGRNDFLGEVSVNLQGRLFDNPQSQWYLLQERSEPFDEVATYRGDIVVGLKYIPPENIKSSFFSRGSSITGSSSNLRKFGGSIKSVASKSDRTSKGGQLHVLVKEAKHLSPIKANGTCDAFCKSYLLPDRTRSSKQKTPVVKRTLHPSWNYTFVYEDVSLEELSERALELTVWDHDRLASNEFVGGIRFSLGTGRSYGRQVEWMDATGKELSLWQNMLDRPNFWVEGSLVLRSSLDGIRANLP, from the exons ATGAAGCAAGTGACTCGTTTAATTGGCCCACGGCGAACGGCGAAGTCGGCGCCGAAAGAAGCCGCCAGCTATAATGCTtttgcctcctcctcctccactaaCACCTCCTCCAAGAAATCCCCGCCAGCTTCGGCTGCACCTGCTCCACTGGCTCGAGTGCACAACTATGGCAGACCGGCTGGATCCTCACTGCCCTCCAGTTCGGCTGGAAAAATCCAATATGCCGCACTGAATCGCATGAGAAAGAAACGATCTGAGGAGGGAGCCAAGAAACTCCATCGCAAGTCCAAGTGGCGGCGATTTTTTGGCCAATGTTGGTGGAAACGCAGGCGTCGCCAAAGGAGCTATCAGGATTATTGGAGTAGTTCGGGGGGAAAGCCGAAGAAAACCCCTTTTTTCTGCTATTGCTGCAAGAGAAGCAGATCGAAGGGATATGCCTATGAttccgaggaggaggatgacgaCATCGATGCCAAGGTGGCTTCCTACATAGTTGAGATGAAGCAACGCGAGGCGGCGGCCAACGGGCAAA AGGAGGCCAAAGTGGCCGCCGAGGAGCTGACTCGATCGCCGGTGATTGGCCAACGGCAGGCAGATGGCACCGGCAGTCCCATTCAGTCGCGTGCCTCCAGCGAAACGTGGCCCACCCAGTCGGATGAGGACATCGATCGACTGGTGGCCATGCACCAGAACCGCAGCAGTCTCAGCTCGCTGGGG GTTCGCTCGGAGTCCATGGCCAGCGTTTATTCGGGCGCCGGTGAAGGTCGCTATGGCACTGTGGTGGTCAAGGGCCAAGTGGAGTTTGCCATGCAGTACAACTACAAGCTGAGTGCCCTGGAAGTTCATGTGGTGCGCTGCAAGGACTTGGCAGCCGTCGATGCCAAACGCAATCGCAGCGATCCCTATGTGAAG GTATACCTACTGCCCGACAAGTCGAAGGCCGGCAAGCGCAAAACCAAAGTCAAGAAGCACACGCTGAATCCCATCTTCGACGAGACAATGCGTTTCCACACACCCATTTCCAGTCTGGAGTCGCGTACTCTGTGGCTGACGGTCTGGCACTCGGATATGTTTGGGCGGAACGACTTCCTGGGCGAAGTCAGTGTCAATTTGCAGGGCCGTCTCTTTGACAATCCCCAGTCGCAGTGGTACCTCCTTCAAGAGCGC AGCGAACCCTTCGACGAGGTGGCCACCTACAGGGGCGACATTGTCGTGGGGCTAAAGTACATTCCCCCAGAGAACATTAAATCCTCGTTCTTCTCGCGCGGCTCTTCAATCACAGGCAGCTCCTCGAATCTGCGCAAATTTGGAGGCAGCATCAAGTCGGTGGCCTCCAAATCGGACCGGACTTCGAAGGGCGGCCAGCTGCATGTGCTGGTCAAGGAGGCCAAGCACCTGAGTCCCATTAAGGCCAACGGCACCTGCGACGCCTTCTGCAAAAG tTATTTACTACCCGATCGCACGCGGAGCTCCAAGCAAAAGACGCCTGTGGTGAAGCGCACTTTGCATCCCAGCTGGAACTATACCTTTGTGTACGAGGATGTCTCCCTAGAGGAATTGTCGGAACGCGCTTTGGAGCTAACCGTCTGGGATCACGATCGTCTGGCCAGCAATGAGTTTGTTGGCGGCATACGATTCTCCTTGGGAACCG GTCGCAGCTATGGCCGTCAGGTGGAATGGATGGATGCCACCGGCAAGGAGCTCTCCCTGTGGCAGAACATGCTGGATCGGCCGAACTTCTGGGTTGAGGGCAGCTTGGTGCTGCGTTCCAGTTTGGATGGCATTCGAGCCAATTTGCCATAG